One genomic region from Bacillus aquiflavi encodes:
- a CDS encoding HesB/IscA family protein, which produces MMKQNDEEGAYLRVAVKGGGCSGLSYGMGFDHEIKEDDVHFEQHGVKVVVDQESKLILGGTTIDYKESLMGGGFTIDNPNAIASCGCGSSFRTVTNEGTPEEC; this is translated from the coding sequence ATGATGAAGCAAAACGATGAAGAAGGTGCCTACTTACGGGTTGCTGTAAAAGGGGGCGGCTGCAGTGGATTATCTTATGGCATGGGTTTTGATCATGAAATAAAAGAAGACGATGTCCACTTCGAACAGCACGGTGTGAAAGTTGTTGTTGATCAAGAAAGTAAACTAATCCTAGGAGGGACAACAATTGATTACAAAGAATCCCTAATGGGCGGAGGATTTACTATCGATAATCCGAATGCGATCGCATCATGCGGCTGTGGTTCATCGTTTAGAACGGTAACGAACGAAGGTACTCCAGAGGAATGCTAA